The following DNA comes from Flavobacterium sp. N3904.
AAAAGTATTTGAAAAATCTTGGGAACCCATTCTTGAAAATCTAGCTAAACCAACTGAATATTTATTAATGTCAGGCGGGGATCTTAGATTGAATATTGACGAAATTGAATTGTTAAACAAATATGGCTGCCGGCCATTTCCAAGACCAGATGCGTTTACTTTTGCCTCATCAACTGCAACAAGCATCTCTAATTTTGCTTTTGATAAAACAGATAAAGTTAGACGTATTTTAATTCAAAATAGCTTAAAAAAGGGTTTCAAAAATACAACAATGGCATTTTCAGAATTGTTAAAAAACAACCTCAGAAAAACCCTTAAAATAAGTGATGAATGCCAAATAATTTTTTCACCATCGGGGACTGATTCTGCTCTTCAAATAGCGGCCATTACTCAAATTATTACCGATAAAGAAATTACGCATGTTTTAGTGGCTTCTGATGAAACGGGAAGCGGCGTACCTGCAGCATTAAAAGGGTGCCATTTTGAAAACACCACAGCTTTAAATCATCCTGTTACAAAAGGAGATAAAATTGAAGGATTTAGAGATATTAATTTGATTAAAATTCCTTTAAGAGACGAAAACGGCGAATTAAAATCCTCATTCCAATTGGATTCGGAGGTTTTTATGGCAATTTCAAAAACTAATGAATTAGGAAGGCACATTGTATTGCATGTAATGGATCAGTCAAAATTAGGGTATCAATCACCAAGCGAAGAGATAATTAAAAGCTTGAATACCCTTGACAATTTATCCATGCAGATTATTGTAGATGCGTCACAGCTTAGATTAGACCCAAAAGACATACAAAATTATTTAAATAAAGGATATATCATTACAATAACCGGAAGCAAATACTTTACAGGACCTCCTTATTCAGGAGCATTAATCCTGCCTAAAAAAGTTAGTAAAGCTATTAATTCTGTAAGAATTACTATACCAAAAGGATTGGCCAATTATTACAATCATAGCGATTGGCCAGCATCATGGTTTTGTTCCAAAGATTTGTCGGATGGATTTAATTATGGATGCAATATGCGCTGGAATGCTGCTATAGTTGAAATGGATCGATATTATAAAACACCTATTTTGTACAGAAATATGGGAATTGAGATGTTCTGTAATTTTGTTGAAGACTCTATTAAAGATGTCGCTTTTTTAGAACCTCTTTTTGGAGATAAAACAAAAACTAACACTTATGAAAGCAACGAATTTGGATTAAGAAACATCTGTACCATTTTTCCTTTTTTTATTCTTAAAGATGAAAAAGCATTATCTATTGATCAAGTAAAAAAAGTCTACATATTGCTTAATTCAGACATATCCAACAAATTTGAGGATTCACCTGTAGAAATCATTAGGCTTGCTTCTCAAAAATGCCATATTGGGCAACCTGTTAATGTAAAATATGGCAATAATTTTCAAAGTGCAGTTTTGAGAATAAGTTTGGGGGCAAGAGTAATTTCTGAAAGTTGGGTTAATAGGGATATTAGTCTCTTCTTTAGGAACATAGAAACACAAATGAATCAGATTACAATAATTATAAAAAAGATAGAGTTAATCCTAAACAACCCTGAATTGTTGGATTAAATAGTTAGGAAGGAAAGCCCGAATAAGGCAAATCAGAATAAAAAAAATATAAAGCACCTCTACTGTAGTGCTTTATAAACTATATTAAATTTAAATTCCTTAACGGTTATTTTAGTTCTTCAGAAATTATTTCATAATTTATTATTAGAACTTCGGGTTGCAGTATAATCTTAAAATTAATCGAATTGGAGATAGGCAGGCTTTTTCGCTCATTTCCATTACTCTAATTTCTTTGTCTTTTAATTCTTTCTCAATGATGGTCAGAATAGGGAATAGTTTGATTTCAGTGATGCGGTATTTACCTTCCATACGGTCTAAGGTTCCAATGGCATTACATTCAAATTTATTGAAGTTTAATTTAGAATTTTCGGCTACGGCAAGAAGTTTAGTCAGGAAACAACTGTTTAGTGTTTCTATTTTAAGGAAGAAGACAGAGTAGTTTTCATAGAAATGTAGCATAAAAACGGCAAAGAGAATGAAGATCGAGAACGGAGTTTCTCAACAAGCGAAAAACGAGATAATATAAGATACTAAAACCGATAGCAAACAATGGCAATTATTAGCTGTTATAAACCGTTTTCTTGCTGGTATTTTTTATCTTTGTTATATAATTTATTTACTATCTATCGCGAAACAAATCAAATTGCTCTAAAGTTTTAAAAAGAACTGTCATGGTACGAAAGTTTCTAAATTCGTCATTACAGCAGCGTGAATTTCGTTATCGGGGCAAAGAAATATTTCGTATTGAAGGCCTAAGTGATGCTGTTTTTGCTTTTTCTGTCTCGCTTTTGGTCGCTTCGCTAGAAGTTCCACAGACTTTTTATGAGCTAAAAGAAATCACCAAAGGAGCGATTCCCTTTTTCTTAACCGTGGCCCTTGTTTTTCTTTTTTGGTATCGCCAATATATATTTTTTCGAAGATATGGACTTAATGATTTAATTACTATTATATTAAATTTGGCCTATTTGGCAATAGTCATATTCTATCTGTATCCATTAAAATTTCTATTTTCTCTTCTTATTTCATCATGGTTTGGTGTAGATTTATTTGCAAAAGCAAAACATGAAGGCCTTGTAATACTTTCTAATAATGATTTTCCGCAATTAATAATTTTATTCAGTTTAGGCTATTTCATGATTTGGCTTATCATTTTTTTACTGCATCAACACGTACTACAATTAGCTAATCAATTTGGCTTTTCTAAGTTTGAATTACTATTTACACAAAAAGAAGTTAAAGGTGCTTTGTTGAACAGCTTTATTGGATTGTTTGCATTGGCATTTGCCCCTGGGCATTGACTTTGGATTTTCTTAGATAGAAAAGGACTGTTATTCTTGCTTTCATTTTGGTAACCTTTAAATTGATAATTAATGTACTTTAATCGTCAATATAAGTCAAGATGTTCATTACGTGAACAGCTTGTTTTACTGGGGTTGAGCCAAAATTCGGTGCACTTTTTTCCCTCGGTGTCCCTGTGCACCGACTGTGCACCTATTTTTTGAGAAACAATGAATAATTTGGTTATTCGGTGAAAAGCAAAAACCCTTTAAACGTTGAGTTTAAAGGGTTTTGATTCATTTTGAGATTCACTCAGCGGAGAAAGAGGGATTCGAACCCCCGGACCTGTTACAGTCAACAGTTTTCAAGACTGCCGCATTCGACCGCTCTGCCATTTCTCCAGTATGTTGCTATCATTGCTGATTGCGAGTGCAAATATAAGAACCTTTTTTGGTTATGCAAATGTATTTTTAGAAAATTTACATCTAATTTTTAAAGGATTTTTTAATTGTTTCATTTGCTTTGTTTTAGCGAAAAAATAGTTATGAAAAAAATTGAAATGCTTAGTAAATAGATGCTGGTGCGCAGTGAATAATGATTTTTTTCATGCTTTTTAGATTAGCTGCATTCACTAATAAAAAAATCCTCCAAAATTATATTTTCAAGGATTCTGCAATTCACTTTTAACTATTTTCGTTTCACTTTAAAAAAACTAATACTTCACATAATCCTTAATTTCCAAGCCGTATCCTATCATACCAACGCGTTTGGTTTGTTCAGTGTTCGATAACAATCGAATTTTGGAGATGTCAATATCGTGTAAAATTTGAGCTCCTATACCAAAATCTTTATTGTCCATCTTGATTTGCGGTGCTTTAAATTCACCTTTGGCCTGCAAAACTTTCAATTCAGATATGCGGTTGAGTAGGTC
Coding sequences within:
- a CDS encoding TMEM175 family protein; the protein is MVRKFLNSSLQQREFRYRGKEIFRIEGLSDAVFAFSVSLLVASLEVPQTFYELKEITKGAIPFFLTVALVFLFWYRQYIFFRRYGLNDLITIILNLAYLAIVIFYLYPLKFLFSLLISSWFGVDLFAKAKHEGLVILSNNDFPQLIILFSLGYFMIWLIIFLLHQHVLQLANQFGFSKFELLFTQKEVKGALLNSFIGLFALAFAPGH